A genomic region of Zea mays cultivar B73 chromosome 6, Zm-B73-REFERENCE-NAM-5.0, whole genome shotgun sequence contains the following coding sequences:
- the LOC100282396 gene encoding Sugar transporter ERD6-like 4: MGGGSNRGGAGAGEESGSDHDGVLRRPLLNTGSWYRMSSRQSSFAPGTSSMAVLRESHVSAFLCTLIVALGPIQFGFTSGFSSPTQDAMVRDLNLSISEFSAFGSLSNVGGMVGAIASGQMAEYIGRKGSLMIAAIPNIIGWLAISFAKDASFLYMGRLLEGFGVGIISYTVPVYIAEISPQNMRGALGSVNQLSVTFGIFLAYLLGMFIPWRLLAVIGALPCTMLIPGLFFIPESPRWLAKMNLTEDCETSLQVLRGFETDITTEVNDIKRAVASSSKRTTISFQELNQKKYRTPLLLGIGLLVLQNLSGINGVLFYASSIFKAAGVTNSDLATCSLGAIQVLATGVTTWLLDRAGRRILLIISTSGMTLCLLAVSVVFFLKDNISQDSNSYYILTMISLVGIVSFVITFSFGMGAIPWLMMSEILPVSIKSLGGSIATLANWLTSFAITMTTNLMLTWSVGGTFLSYMVVSAFTIVFVVLWVPETKGRTLEEIQFSFR; the protein is encoded by the exons ATGGGTGGCGGCAGCAACAgaggcggcgccggcgccggcgaggAGAGCGGCAGCGACCACGACGGTGTGCTGCGGAGGCCGCTGCTCAACACGGGGAGCTGGTACCGGATGAGCTCGCGGCAGTCCAGCTTTGCCCCGGGGACCTCCTCCATGGCCGTCCTGCGCGAGTCCCACGTCTCCGCCTTCCTCTGCACGCTCATCGTCGCGCTCGGCCCCATCCAGTTCGGCTTCACCAGCGGCTTCTCCTCCCCGACCCAGGACGCCATGGTTCGGGACCTCAACCTCTCTATCTCCGAG TTCTCGGCGTTCGGATCGCTGTCCAACGTCGGCGGCATGGTCGGGGCGATCGCCAGCGGGCAGATGGCCGAGTACATTGGCCGTAAAGGG TCGTTGATGATTGCTGCAATCCCAAATATCATCGGTTGGCTTGCGATCTCCTTTGCAAAA GATGCCTCATTTCTATATATGGGACGATTGCTTGAAGGGTTTGGTGTCGGCATCATATCCTACACG GTACCGGTATACATAGCAGAGATATCTCCTCAGAACATGAGGGGAGCTCTTGGTTCTGTGAACCAG TTGTCTGTGACCTTTGGCATATTCTTGGCCTATTTGCTCGGCATGTTTATTCCTTGGAGACTTCTTGCTGTGATTG GAGCCTTGCCCTGCACAATGTTGATTCCTGGACTATTCTTCATTCCAGAATCTCCCAGATGgctg GCAAAGATGAATTTGACGGAAGATTGTGAGACGTCCCTACAAGTGCTGAGGGGGTTTGAGACTGACATCACAACAGAAGTGAATGATATAAAG AGGGCAGTGGCATCATCAAGTAAGAGGACCACAATCAGTTTTCAAGAATTAAACCAAAAGAAATACCGCACGCCACTACTT CTAGGGATTGGCCTACTTGTACTGCAAAATCTTAGTGGAATCAACGGTGTACTGTTTTATGCAAGTAGCATCTTCAAAGCTGCAG GGGTTACAAACAGCGACTTGGCCACCTGTTCACTTGGTGCTATTCAG GTCCTTGCTACTGGAGTTACAACATGGCTGTTAGACCGAGCTGGACGACGCATCCTTCTCATT ATTTCTACCTCTGGCATGACTCTATGCCTTCTTGCCGTTTCTGTTGTATTTTTTCTCAAG GATAACATTTCACAGGATTCTAACTCATACTACATCTTAACAATGATCTCCCTTGTTGGTATTGTG TCTTTTGTCATTACCTTCTCGTTTGGTATGGGTGCCATTCCATGGCTCATGATGTCTGAG ATCCTCCCGGTTAGCATCAAGAGCCTTGGCGGAAGCATCGCAACACTGGCCAACTGGCTGACATCCTTCGCCATAACAATGACGACGAACTTGATGCTCACGTGGAGTGTTGGAG GCACTTTTCTCTCGTACATGGTTGTGAGCGCCTTCACCATCGTTTTTGTTGTCCTTTGGGTGCCGGAGACGAAGGGGAGAACTCTAGAGGAGATACAATTTTCGTTTCGCTGA
- the LOC100282396 gene encoding sugar transporter ERD6-like 4 isoform X1: MGGGSNRGGAGAGEESGSDHDGVLRRPLLNTGSWYRMSSRQSSFAPGTSSMAVLRESHVSAFLCTLIVALGPIQFGFTSGFSSPTQDAMVRDLNLSISEFSAFGSLSNVGGMVGAIASGQMAEYIGRKGDASFLYMGRLLEGFGVGIISYTVPVYIAEISPQNMRGALGSVNQLSVTFGIFLAYLLGMFIPWRLLAVIGALPCTMLIPGLFFIPESPRWLAKMNLTEDCETSLQVLRGFETDITTEVNDIKRAVASSSKRTTISFQELNQKKYRTPLLLGIGLLVLQNLSGINGVLFYASSIFKAAGVTNSDLATCSLGAIQVLATGVTTWLLDRAGRRILLIISTSGMTLCLLAVSVVFFLKDNISQDSNSYYILTMISLVGIVSFVITFSFGMGAIPWLMMSEILPVSIKSLGGSIATLANWLTSFAITMTTNLMLTWSVGGTFLSYMVVSAFTIVFVVLWVPETKGRTLEEIQFSFR; the protein is encoded by the exons ATGGGTGGCGGCAGCAACAgaggcggcgccggcgccggcgaggAGAGCGGCAGCGACCACGACGGTGTGCTGCGGAGGCCGCTGCTCAACACGGGGAGCTGGTACCGGATGAGCTCGCGGCAGTCCAGCTTTGCCCCGGGGACCTCCTCCATGGCCGTCCTGCGCGAGTCCCACGTCTCCGCCTTCCTCTGCACGCTCATCGTCGCGCTCGGCCCCATCCAGTTCGGCTTCACCAGCGGCTTCTCCTCCCCGACCCAGGACGCCATGGTTCGGGACCTCAACCTCTCTATCTCCGAG TTCTCGGCGTTCGGATCGCTGTCCAACGTCGGCGGCATGGTCGGGGCGATCGCCAGCGGGCAGATGGCCGAGTACATTGGCCGTAAAGGG GATGCCTCATTTCTATATATGGGACGATTGCTTGAAGGGTTTGGTGTCGGCATCATATCCTACACG GTACCGGTATACATAGCAGAGATATCTCCTCAGAACATGAGGGGAGCTCTTGGTTCTGTGAACCAG TTGTCTGTGACCTTTGGCATATTCTTGGCCTATTTGCTCGGCATGTTTATTCCTTGGAGACTTCTTGCTGTGATTG GAGCCTTGCCCTGCACAATGTTGATTCCTGGACTATTCTTCATTCCAGAATCTCCCAGATGgctg GCAAAGATGAATTTGACGGAAGATTGTGAGACGTCCCTACAAGTGCTGAGGGGGTTTGAGACTGACATCACAACAGAAGTGAATGATATAAAG AGGGCAGTGGCATCATCAAGTAAGAGGACCACAATCAGTTTTCAAGAATTAAACCAAAAGAAATACCGCACGCCACTACTT CTAGGGATTGGCCTACTTGTACTGCAAAATCTTAGTGGAATCAACGGTGTACTGTTTTATGCAAGTAGCATCTTCAAAGCTGCAG GGGTTACAAACAGCGACTTGGCCACCTGTTCACTTGGTGCTATTCAG GTCCTTGCTACTGGAGTTACAACATGGCTGTTAGACCGAGCTGGACGACGCATCCTTCTCATT ATTTCTACCTCTGGCATGACTCTATGCCTTCTTGCCGTTTCTGTTGTATTTTTTCTCAAG GATAACATTTCACAGGATTCTAACTCATACTACATCTTAACAATGATCTCCCTTGTTGGTATTGTG TCTTTTGTCATTACCTTCTCGTTTGGTATGGGTGCCATTCCATGGCTCATGATGTCTGAG ATCCTCCCGGTTAGCATCAAGAGCCTTGGCGGAAGCATCGCAACACTGGCCAACTGGCTGACATCCTTCGCCATAACAATGACGACGAACTTGATGCTCACGTGGAGTGTTGGAG GCACTTTTCTCTCGTACATGGTTGTGAGCGCCTTCACCATCGTTTTTGTTGTCCTTTGGGTGCCGGAGACGAAGGGGAGAACTCTAGAGGAGATACAATTTTCGTTTCGCTGA